In Dryobates pubescens isolate bDryPub1 chromosome 19, bDryPub1.pri, whole genome shotgun sequence, the following are encoded in one genomic region:
- the CMTR2 gene encoding cap-specific mRNA (nucleoside-2'-O-)-methyltransferase 2 — protein MSSCKRQLCAEQPASLEGFSPEVLSDVEKLFAKKFTYPKPADEDWQLPDPSEAFTSPHKEFHSLLALKDSLNHVKNQLSDKNLEEWHQHTSFTNKAGKVVPQVRKSANAELCTQAWCKFHEILGSFPLLPEEALEEGELNSVHLCEAPGAFVASLNHYLKSHQVPCAWNWVATSLNPYHEANDSLTMIADDRLIANTLPRWYFGPDDTGDVMSPEHLAGLQSLVGSAAAVHLVTADGSFDCQGNPGEQEALVCPLHYCEAVTALLLLGAGGSFVLKVFTLFQHCSANLLFLLNCAFQEVHVFKPATSKAGNSEAYAVCLRYLGRESVHPLLARMRRRFGARMLGSALFPQHLLPPSFLRAHEECCAFFQRRQAEAIGENLRLFERMGRAEQARLGAARDCAARLFLRRFRLKPIARSQWLVGQPQAGCSTSARWCGQRSKAFSTYNERKLLEALSWSEKVAKGCFSRWAEEHSLSNAGKLCLLEGPPSNPECSLWHVLEGRRLPVVKCSPFCDGQVLGLLNEALSDLVGAGPSSAAAPQPCPSCEVLPGPLLLAEVSDLARSRQEVPGESCPGHFKCLVVDFPSLSGSEGQAGMEVELLDSGTLPAFGFSLLYDGDPRYQRQLLGCVLRCLGQLAAGDALVLPILSCLTRFTAGLLFVLHCAFRTLAFAGPTCPRPLRPGAALLCVGYRGLPQPAVRYLQRLQELVGSLLDADSPRQVLQFVPMEVLLQGKLLEFLWDLNTAVAKRQLHLAVQAQRQGTGRGAL, from the coding sequence ATGAGCAGCTGTaagaggcagctgtgtgctgagcagccagcaagcctggaggggttcagccCCGAGGTGCTCTCTGACGTTGAGAAGCTCTTTGCCAAGAAGTTTACTTACCCCAAGCCAGCTGATGAAGACTGGCAGCTGCCAGACCCCAGCGAGGCTTTCACCTCCCCTCACAAGGAGTTccactccctgctggctctgaagGACTCCTTGAACCATGTGAAGAATCAGCTGAGCGATAAGAACCTGGAGGAGTGGCACCAGCACACCTCCTTCACCAACAAGGCGGGCAAGGTGGTCCCCCAGGTGAGGAAGTCCGCCAACGCCGAGCTCTGCACCCAGGCCTGGTGCAAGTTCCACGAGATCCTgggcagcttccccctgctccccgAAGAAGccctggaggagggagagctgaaCTCCGTCCACCTCTGCGAGGCGCCTGGAGCTTTTGTCGCCAGCCTGAACCACTACCTGAAGTCCCACCAGGTTCCCTGCGCCTGGAACTGGGTGGCCACCTCCCTCAACCCTTACCACGAGGCCAACGACAGCCTGACGATGATCGCGGACGACCGGCTGATCGCCAACACGCTGCCGCGCTGGTACTTCGGCCCCGACGACACCGGCGACGTGATGAGCCCGGAGCACCTGGcgggcctgcagagcctggtgggGAGCGCGGCCGCGGTGCACCTGGTGACCGCCGACGGCAGCTTCGACTGCCAGGGCAACCCGGGCGAGCAGGAGGCGCTGGTCTGCCCCCTGCACTACTGCGAGGCGGTCacggccctgctgctgctgggcgcGGGGGGCTCCTTCGTGCTGAAGGTGTTCACCCTCTTCCAGCACTGCTCGGCCAACCTGCTCTTCCTGCTCAACTGCGCCTTCCAGGAGGTCCACGTCTTCAAGCCGGCCACCAGCAAGGCCGGCAACTCGGAGGCCTACGCGGTGTGCCTGCGCTACCTGGGCCGGGAGAGCGTCCACCCGCTGCTGGCGCGCATGCGGCGGCGCTTCGGGGCGCGGATGCTGGGCTCGGCCCTCTtcccccagcacctgctgccccCGTCCTTCCTGCGGGCCCACGAGGAGTGCTGCGCCTTCTTCCAGCGGCGCCAGGCGGAGGCCATCGGGGAGAACCTGCGGCTGTTCGAGCGCATGGGGCGGGCGGAGCAGGCGCGGCTGGGCGCCGCCCGGGACTGCGCCGCCCGGCTCTTCCTGCGGCGCTTCCGCCTGAAGCCCATCGCCAGGAGCCAGTGGCTGGTCGGGCAGCCCCAGGCCGGCTGCAGCACCAGCGCCAGGTGGTGCGGGCAGAGGAGCAAAGCTTTCAGCACCTACAAcgagaggaagctgctggaagCCCTGAGCTGGAGTGAGAAGGTGGCCAAGGGCTGCTTCAGCCGCTGGGCCgaggagcacagcctgagtAACGCCGGCAAGCTGTGCCTCTTGGAGGGGCCGCCTTCGAACCCGGAGTGCAGCTTGTGGCACGTCCtggaaggcaggaggctgccggtGGTGAAGTGCTCTCCCTTTTGTGACGGGCAGGTCCTGGGGCTCCTCAACGAAGCCCTGAGCGACCTGGTGGGGGCCGGGCCGAGCAGCGCCGCAGCGCCGCAGCCTTGTCCCTCCTGTGAGGTCCTCCCCGGgccgctgctgctggcagaagtgTCTGACCTCGCCAGGAGCCGGCAGGAAGTCCCAGGTGAAAGCTGCCCCGGGCACTTCAAGTGCCTGGTGGTGGACTTCCCGTCCCTCTCTGGCAGCGAAGGCCAGGCCGGCATggaggtggagctgctggacTCGGGCACGCTGCCGGCCTTCGGCTTCTCCTTGCTGTACGACGGAGACCCCAGGTACCAGCGGCAGCTCTTGGGCTGCGTCCTGCGCTGCCTGGGCCAGCTGGCGGCGGGAGACGCCCTGGTGCTGCCCATCCTCTCCTGCCTGACGCGCTTCACGGCGGGGCTGCTCTTCGTCCTGCACTGCGCCTTCCGGACCCTGGCCTTCGCCGGCCCCACCTGCCCCCGGCCGCTGCGCCCCGGCGCCGCCCTGCTCTGCGTGGGCTACAGGGGCCTGCCGCAGCCGGCTGTGCGGTACCTGCAgcgcctgcaggagctggtgggcTCCCTCCTGGACGCTGACTCTCCCCGCCAGGTCCTGCAGTTCGTGCCCatggaggttctcctccagggcaagctgctggagttcctgtgggacctgaaCACGGCTGTCGCCAAGAGGCAGCTGCACCTGGCTGTGCAAGCCCAGCGGCAGGGCACGGGCAGAGGGGCACTTTAG